The following proteins come from a genomic window of Achromobacter deleyi:
- a CDS encoding 2-hydroxyacid dehydrogenase has product MKIPLLILIESAHDFLPVIEDRGFRCILATTPERRAQAIRDHADEIRVVLTRGATGFYAEEMAALPNLELICSLGVGFENIDVAAARARGLRVTHGPGANATSVADHAMALLLGAARHLPQADAWVRQGHWNGFMGPQVSGKRLGIVGLGTIGLEIARRGANGFGMTVGYYNRRPRPESGYTYHDSPLALAEASDFLVVATPGGADTRHLVNAAVLDALGPQGYLVNIARGSVVDTEALIAALAERRIAGAGLDVVEGEPVVPPALLKLDNVVLTPHSAGRSPEAVSATVALFLENATAHFAGKPVLTPVPQG; this is encoded by the coding sequence ATGAAGATCCCCCTGTTGATATTGATTGAAAGCGCGCACGATTTCCTGCCGGTCATCGAAGACCGCGGTTTTCGCTGCATTCTTGCCACCACGCCCGAGCGGCGCGCCCAGGCCATCCGCGACCACGCCGACGAGATCCGCGTGGTGTTGACGCGGGGCGCCACCGGCTTTTACGCCGAAGAGATGGCGGCGCTGCCCAATCTCGAACTGATCTGTTCGCTGGGCGTCGGCTTCGAGAACATCGACGTGGCCGCCGCCCGTGCGCGCGGGCTGCGGGTGACGCATGGCCCCGGCGCCAACGCCACCTCGGTCGCCGATCACGCCATGGCGCTGCTGCTGGGCGCCGCCCGCCATCTGCCGCAGGCCGACGCCTGGGTGCGCCAGGGGCACTGGAATGGCTTCATGGGGCCGCAGGTATCGGGCAAGCGCCTGGGCATCGTGGGCCTGGGCACCATCGGCCTGGAGATCGCCAGGCGCGGCGCCAACGGCTTCGGCATGACGGTCGGTTACTACAACCGGCGGCCGCGCCCCGAGAGCGGCTACACCTATCACGACAGCCCGCTGGCGCTGGCCGAGGCCAGCGACTTCCTGGTGGTGGCCACGCCGGGCGGCGCCGACACGCGGCACCTGGTGAACGCGGCCGTGCTCGACGCGCTCGGGCCGCAAGGCTATCTGGTGAACATCGCGCGTGGCAGCGTGGTCGATACCGAGGCGCTGATCGCCGCGTTGGCTGAACGCCGCATCGCCGGCGCCGGGCTGGACGTGGTCGAAGGCGAACCGGTGGTGCCGCCGGCGCTGCTGAAGCTGGACAACGTGGTGCTGACCCCGCACAGCGCGGGGCGCTCGCCGGAAGCGGTGTCGGCGACGGTGGCGCTGTTCCTGGAGAACGCCACCGCGCATTTCGCCGGCAAGCCGGTGCTGACGCCGGTGCCGCAGGGCTGA